In Halobaculum rubrum, the following are encoded in one genomic region:
- a CDS encoding NuoI/complex I 23 kDa subunit family protein: MIGILKGMATTMKHALDGTTFTVEYPDVAPEVSPRFRGVHKFSQERCIWCRQCENVCPNDTIQIVQDDQRNGEQYNLHIGQCIYCRLCEEVCPVDAILLTQNFEFTADTKDEFVYNKEQLKNVPWYKGIDPLNSRNPDRGAWVGEGDGEIDYQ, encoded by the coding sequence ATGATCGGAATCCTGAAAGGAATGGCGACGACGATGAAGCACGCGCTGGACGGCACGACGTTCACGGTTGAGTACCCGGACGTCGCGCCCGAGGTGAGCCCGCGTTTTCGCGGGGTCCACAAGTTCTCCCAGGAGCGGTGCATCTGGTGCCGCCAGTGTGAGAACGTCTGTCCGAACGACACGATCCAGATCGTGCAGGACGACCAGCGCAACGGCGAACAGTACAACCTCCACATCGGGCAGTGCATCTACTGCCGGCTGTGTGAGGAGGTGTGTCCGGTGGACGCGATCCTGCTGACGCAGAACTTCGAGTTCACCGCCGACACGAAAGACGAGTTCGTCTACAACAAAGAGCAGCTGAAGAACGTCCCCTGGTACAAGGGGATCGACCCGCTCAACTCGCGCAACCCCGACCGCGGCGCGTGGGTCGGCGAGGGCGACGGCGAGATCGACTACCAGTAG
- a CDS encoding NADH-quinone oxidoreductase subunit J: MVVETIAFALFALVTVGSSLGVVLVEDVWHSALLLGAALLSVAVHYVMLQAELLAAMQILVYVGGVLILITFAVMLVRRDAEPEQRGVSDA, encoded by the coding sequence ATGGTTGTAGAGACTATCGCGTTCGCACTGTTCGCCCTCGTCACCGTGGGGAGCAGTTTGGGCGTGGTCCTCGTCGAGGACGTGTGGCACTCCGCACTCCTCCTCGGGGCCGCGCTCCTCAGCGTCGCGGTGCATTACGTGATGCTGCAGGCGGAGTTGCTGGCCGCCATGCAGATCCTCGTCTACGTGGGCGGGGTCCTGATCCTCATCACGTTCGCCGTGATGCTGGTGCGCAGAGATGCTGAACCGGAGCAACGTGGGGTGTCCGACGCGTGA
- a CDS encoding proton-conducting membrane transporter, whose translation MSDAGSRPRLKLGGHLLPGLAAVALFAVLAIVFLQASFGEPAGFPEGASITASIGYAMFNVDTDVISETVVSAEGFVVAFVLIAIVLDVAIDGAVFLAKREEDGRIGGVLADGGREIRDTLRGGDD comes from the coding sequence GTGAGCGACGCCGGCTCGCGACCGCGGCTGAAACTCGGGGGGCATCTGCTGCCCGGGCTGGCGGCGGTCGCGCTGTTCGCCGTCCTCGCGATCGTGTTCCTGCAGGCGTCGTTCGGCGAGCCCGCCGGGTTCCCCGAGGGCGCGTCGATCACCGCGAGCATCGGCTACGCGATGTTCAACGTCGACACGGACGTCATCTCCGAGACGGTCGTCTCGGCCGAGGGCTTCGTCGTGGCGTTCGTCCTCATCGCAATCGTGCTCGACGTCGCGATCGACGGGGCGGTGTTCCTGGCGAAGCGCGAGGAGGACGGCCGGATCGGCGGCGTGCTCGCCGACGGCGGTCGGGAGATCCGCGACACGCTCCGGGGGGGTGACGACTGA
- the nuoK gene encoding NADH-quinone oxidoreductase subunit NuoK — protein sequence MVPPQYYLLLAAAVFCIGVFGLLTRRNALLFLMSVELMLNAANINLVAFSYYWGNVTGQTFGLFTMALAAAEVAIGIGIILVLYRNFNEIDVTEATTMRW from the coding sequence ATGGTGCCGCCGCAGTACTACCTGCTTCTGGCGGCCGCCGTGTTCTGCATCGGCGTGTTCGGGCTGCTCACGCGCCGGAACGCGTTGCTGTTTTTGATGTCGGTCGAGCTGATGCTCAACGCGGCCAACATCAACCTCGTCGCGTTCTCCTACTACTGGGGCAACGTGACGGGTCAGACGTTCGGCCTGTTCACGATGGCGCTGGCGGCCGCCGAGGTCGCCATCGGCATCGGGATCATCCTCGTGCTGTACCGCAACTTCAACGAGATCGACGTGACCGAAGCGACGACGATGAGGTGGTAA
- the nuoL gene encoding NADH-quinone oxidoreductase subunit L — protein sequence MAGIFDFAPAIVLLPFLSFLIALGTALSGRDLLPKGGAIPGIAATAGSLVLSIAMAAAVAGGEVYDETIYAWAAGAVPGSDGLELTFGVLIDPLSTMMLVIVTLVALLVHVFSLGYMNDDGETGLPRYYAGLGLFTASMLGFVVADNLLMAFMFFELVGLCSYLLIGFHFREPGPPSAAKKAFLVTRFGDYFFLVGVVAVFATFGTAQFVGTEAAPGFPVLAEQALAGEFTANTFLGLGPQAWFTVVGLLVLGGVIGKSAQFPLHTWLPDAMEGPTPVSALIHAATMVAAGVYLVARMYGFYAVSPTALGVIALVGGFTALFAGTMGIVKRELKQVLAYSTISQYGYMMLALGAGGYVAATFHLLTHAFFKALLFLGAGSVILAMHHNENMWDMGGLKDKMPVTYYSFLAGSLALAGIFPFAGFWSKDEILYYSLTHGLAGQPLLLVGYVFGLLAVPVTAFYTFRMVFLTFHGDARTEQAESPASVRWNVKGPLAVLGILATVAGAVNLAPVRVLTGAHVDFLHSWLDGGFSDLTVHHYAEIDPYSSAYIGTELTTVLLGAAVSLGLALAGLVVAYKLYAVPTPEEHTDKLGSVKDLLYDNYYQDEYQVYLANRVVLPVARAADTFDQGVVDGAVNAVSSVSLFSGSRIRRIQTGVVSNYAALVTLGLTALLVVFGVLGGWLL from the coding sequence ATGGCAGGAATCTTCGACTTCGCGCCGGCCATCGTACTGCTCCCGTTCCTCTCGTTCCTGATCGCGCTCGGGACCGCCCTCTCGGGGCGCGACTTGCTCCCGAAGGGCGGCGCCATCCCCGGCATCGCGGCGACCGCCGGGTCGCTGGTGTTGTCGATCGCGATGGCCGCCGCCGTGGCGGGTGGCGAGGTGTACGACGAAACGATCTACGCGTGGGCGGCGGGGGCGGTTCCCGGCAGCGATGGCCTCGAACTGACGTTCGGCGTCCTCATCGACCCGTTGTCGACGATGATGCTCGTCATCGTGACGCTGGTCGCGCTGTTGGTCCACGTGTTCTCGCTCGGCTACATGAACGACGACGGGGAGACCGGGCTCCCGCGGTACTACGCCGGCCTCGGCCTGTTCACGGCGTCGATGCTCGGGTTCGTCGTCGCCGACAACCTGCTCATGGCGTTCATGTTCTTCGAGCTGGTGGGGCTGTGCTCGTACCTCCTCATCGGCTTCCACTTCCGCGAGCCCGGCCCGCCGTCGGCCGCGAAGAAGGCGTTCCTGGTCACCCGCTTCGGCGACTACTTCTTCCTCGTCGGCGTCGTCGCGGTGTTCGCGACGTTCGGCACCGCACAGTTCGTCGGCACCGAGGCCGCGCCCGGCTTCCCGGTGCTGGCCGAACAGGCGCTGGCGGGTGAGTTCACGGCCAACACGTTCCTCGGCCTCGGGCCGCAGGCGTGGTTCACCGTCGTCGGCCTGCTCGTGCTCGGCGGCGTGATCGGCAAGTCCGCGCAGTTCCCGCTGCACACGTGGCTCCCCGACGCGATGGAGGGCCCCACGCCGGTCTCGGCGCTCATCCACGCGGCGACGATGGTCGCGGCGGGCGTGTACCTCGTCGCACGGATGTACGGCTTCTATGCGGTCTCGCCGACGGCGCTGGGCGTCATCGCCCTCGTCGGCGGCTTCACCGCGCTGTTTGCCGGCACGATGGGCATCGTGAAGCGGGAACTCAAGCAGGTGCTCGCGTACTCCACTATCTCGCAGTACGGCTACATGATGCTCGCGCTCGGCGCGGGCGGCTACGTGGCCGCGACGTTCCACCTGCTCACCCACGCGTTCTTCAAGGCGCTGCTGTTCCTGGGCGCCGGCTCGGTCATCCTCGCGATGCACCACAACGAGAACATGTGGGACATGGGCGGATTGAAGGACAAGATGCCCGTCACCTACTACTCGTTCCTCGCCGGGTCGCTGGCGCTGGCGGGGATCTTCCCCTTTGCCGGCTTCTGGTCGAAAGACGAGATCCTCTACTACTCGCTCACTCACGGGTTGGCCGGACAGCCGCTCCTGCTGGTCGGGTACGTCTTCGGCCTGCTGGCGGTGCCGGTCACCGCGTTCTACACCTTCCGGATGGTGTTCCTCACGTTCCACGGCGACGCCCGCACCGAGCAGGCGGAGTCGCCGGCGTCGGTGCGCTGGAACGTGAAGGGGCCACTGGCGGTGTTGGGCATCCTCGCGACGGTCGCGGGCGCGGTCAACCTCGCGCCGGTCCGCGTCCTCACGGGCGCGCACGTGGACTTCCTGCACTCGTGGCTGGACGGCGGCTTCTCGGATCTGACGGTCCACCACTACGCCGAGATCGACCCGTACTCCTCGGCGTACATCGGCACCGAGCTGACGACGGTCCTCCTGGGCGCGGCGGTGTCGCTCGGGCTGGCGCTCGCGGGCCTGGTGGTGGCGTACAAGCTGTACGCCGTGCCGACGCCCGAGGAGCACACGGACAAGCTCGGCTCGGTCAAGGACCTGCTGTACGACAACTACTACCAGGACGAGTATCAGGTGTACCTCGCGAACCGGGTCGTCCTCCCCGTCGCCCGCGCCGCGGACACCTTCGATCAGGGCGTCGTCGACGGCGCCGTCAACGCCGTCTCCAGCGTGAGCCTGTTCTCCGGCTCGCGGATCCGGCGCATCCAGACCGGCGTCGTGAGTAACTACGCCGCGCTGGTGACGCTGGGACTGACGGCGCTGCTTGTCGTCTTCGGTGTTCTCGGGGGGTGGTTACTGTGA
- a CDS encoding complex I subunit 4 family protein, translated as MIIEALIGVTFLAALVVMLAPDEYAGKLAFALSLLPVVGSLYMWAGFDAGGNALMAGSIAYETQLDWLTVAGYELQWFVGVDGISLPLVVLSTVLSSLAIVSAWTPIDTRQSQFYGLMLFMEANLLGVFTALDFFLWFVFWEAVLVPMYFLIGVWGGPRRKYAAIKFFVYTNIASLVMFIGFMALVFNLPISSFGLPEITQSLQAGELSGSVGLDPAALKLAAFAAMFAGFAVKVPVVPFHTWLPDAHVEAPTPVSVMLAGVLLKMGTYALLRFNFTMLPDVATRPLVATVIAAVAVVSVIYGAMLALAQQDLKRIVAYSSVSSMGYVILGLIAYTGLGIGGATFQMVAHGLISGLMFMAVGVIYNVTHTRMVGDMSGMADRMPITVGILVAGAFGYMGLPLMAGFAAEYFIFQGAFASTVIPSAPLFTAAAMFGIVIVAGYLLFAMQRTLFGEFSLETDYEVRRARFHDVAPLAVLLLCTIALGVAPDIFFEMITDAIEPVVAVVGGGA; from the coding sequence GTGATTATCGAAGCACTCATCGGAGTCACGTTCCTCGCCGCGCTGGTCGTCATGCTGGCGCCCGACGAGTACGCAGGGAAGCTCGCGTTCGCGCTGAGCCTCCTGCCGGTCGTCGGGAGCCTGTACATGTGGGCCGGCTTCGACGCCGGCGGGAACGCGCTCATGGCCGGGAGCATCGCCTACGAAACCCAACTCGACTGGCTGACGGTCGCCGGCTACGAGCTCCAGTGGTTCGTCGGCGTCGACGGCATCAGCCTCCCGCTGGTCGTTCTCTCGACGGTGCTGTCCTCGCTAGCGATCGTGTCGGCGTGGACGCCCATCGACACGCGCCAGTCGCAGTTCTACGGCCTCATGCTGTTCATGGAGGCGAACCTGCTGGGCGTGTTCACCGCGCTCGACTTCTTCCTGTGGTTCGTCTTCTGGGAGGCCGTGCTGGTCCCGATGTACTTCCTCATCGGCGTGTGGGGCGGCCCGCGCCGGAAGTACGCCGCGATCAAGTTCTTCGTGTACACGAACATCGCCAGCCTCGTCATGTTCATCGGCTTCATGGCGCTGGTATTCAACCTCCCCATCAGCTCGTTCGGGCTGCCGGAGATCACGCAGTCGCTGCAAGCCGGGGAGTTGAGCGGCTCCGTCGGGCTCGACCCGGCGGCGCTGAAGCTCGCGGCGTTCGCGGCCATGTTCGCGGGCTTCGCGGTGAAGGTGCCCGTCGTTCCGTTCCACACGTGGCTGCCCGACGCCCACGTCGAGGCGCCGACTCCGGTGTCGGTGATGCTGGCGGGCGTCCTCCTGAAGATGGGGACGTACGCCCTGCTGCGGTTCAACTTCACGATGCTGCCCGACGTGGCGACGCGCCCGCTGGTGGCGACGGTCATCGCGGCGGTCGCGGTGGTCTCGGTCATCTACGGCGCGATGCTCGCGCTCGCCCAGCAGGACCTCAAGCGCATCGTCGCGTACTCCTCCGTCTCGTCGATGGGGTACGTCATCCTCGGGCTCATCGCGTACACGGGCCTGGGGATCGGCGGCGCGACGTTCCAGATGGTCGCCCACGGCCTCATCTCGGGGCTGATGTTCATGGCGGTCGGCGTCATCTACAACGTCACCCACACGCGCATGGTGGGCGACATGTCCGGGATGGCAGACAGGATGCCCATCACGGTGGGCATCCTCGTCGCCGGCGCATTCGGCTACATGGGCCTCCCGCTCATGGCCGGCTTCGCCGCGGAGTACTTCATCTTCCAGGGGGCGTTCGCCTCCACGGTGATCCCGTCGGCGCCGCTGTTCACGGCGGCGGCGATGTTCGGCATCGTCATCGTGGCCGGCTACCTCCTGTTCGCGATGCAGCGCACGCTGTTCGGGGAGTTCTCCCTCGAGACGGACTACGAGGTGCGCCGCGCGCGCTTCCACGACGTGGCGCCGCTCGCGGTGCTGCTGCTTTGCACCATCGCGCTCGGCGTCGCGCCCGACATCTTCTTCGAGATGATCACTGACGCGATCGAGCCGGTGGTCGCGGTCGTCGGGGGTGGTGCCTGA
- a CDS encoding NADH-quinone oxidoreductase subunit N, with protein sequence MEPVLMQADQLPTWTALAPALALAVTGLLVILLDSVEPDGSRPALLAGIATVGSLASLGLAGWFLSAGTGQMGTGGAIALFGDALVVDGMALFFQALFAAVTALVVVASYDYLHDHPHRAEFYSLMLFAATGMAVMAAANSLAVAFIALELASLPSYALVAFLKRDAGSVEAGLKYFLIGALSSSVFAFGISLVYAATGSLLLPDVYDALSGGVEGLTGVAAVGILMVAGGFAFKTASVPFHFWAPEAYEGAPAPVSAFLSSASKAAGFALAFRVFVVGFPLDAGIDWVLLFQVLAVVTMTLGNFAAATQEEVKRMLAYSSIGHAGYALIGLAAFSGGAGGDVLGASMAHLLVYGFMNTGAFLFVALAEHWDVGRTFDDYAGLASRAPMASVAMSVFMFSLAGLPPFGGFFSKYFLFMGAIDAGFWWLAAVGAINSALSLFYYSRVVKTLWLDDAVGEFELGSTPTALYAAIVFAAVATVLLLPGFGPVIETAQSVATTIVP encoded by the coding sequence ATGGAGCCCGTGCTCATGCAGGCCGACCAGCTCCCCACCTGGACCGCGCTCGCGCCGGCGCTGGCGCTCGCAGTGACCGGACTGCTGGTGATCCTGCTCGACAGCGTCGAGCCCGACGGCTCCCGGCCGGCGCTTCTGGCCGGCATCGCGACCGTCGGGTCGCTGGCGTCGCTCGGGCTGGCGGGGTGGTTCCTCTCCGCGGGGACCGGGCAGATGGGGACCGGCGGCGCCATCGCGCTGTTCGGCGACGCGCTCGTCGTCGACGGCATGGCGCTGTTCTTCCAGGCGCTGTTCGCCGCCGTGACCGCGCTGGTCGTGGTCGCGAGCTACGACTACCTCCACGACCACCCGCACCGGGCGGAGTTCTACTCGCTGATGCTGTTCGCGGCGACCGGGATGGCGGTGATGGCGGCGGCCAACTCTCTGGCCGTGGCGTTCATCGCGCTCGAGCTCGCCTCGCTGCCGTCGTACGCGCTGGTGGCGTTCCTCAAGCGCGACGCCGGCAGCGTCGAGGCGGGCCTGAAGTACTTCCTCATCGGCGCGCTGTCGTCGTCGGTGTTCGCGTTCGGCATCTCGCTGGTGTACGCCGCGACCGGAAGCCTCCTGTTGCCCGACGTGTACGACGCGCTCTCGGGCGGCGTCGAGGGACTCACCGGCGTCGCGGCCGTCGGCATCCTGATGGTCGCCGGCGGCTTCGCGTTCAAGACCGCCTCCGTTCCGTTCCACTTCTGGGCGCCGGAGGCGTACGAGGGCGCGCCCGCGCCCGTCTCGGCGTTCCTCTCGTCGGCCTCGAAGGCGGCCGGCTTCGCGCTCGCGTTCCGCGTGTTCGTCGTCGGCTTCCCGCTGGACGCCGGCATCGACTGGGTGCTCCTGTTTCAGGTGCTCGCGGTCGTCACGATGACGCTCGGCAACTTCGCCGCCGCGACCCAAGAGGAGGTCAAGCGCATGCTCGCGTACTCCTCGATCGGGCACGCGGGGTACGCGCTCATCGGCCTGGCCGCCTTCAGTGGCGGCGCCGGCGGCGACGTTCTCGGCGCGTCGATGGCGCACCTGCTCGTGTACGGCTTCATGAACACCGGCGCGTTCCTGTTCGTCGCGCTCGCGGAACACTGGGACGTCGGCCGCACCTTCGACGACTACGCCGGGCTGGCGAGCCGGGCGCCGATGGCGTCGGTCGCCATGTCAGTGTTCATGTTCTCGCTGGCGGGCCTGCCCCCGTTCGGCGGGTTCTTCTCGAAGTACTTCCTGTTCATGGGCGCGATCGACGCCGGCTTCTGGTGGCTCGCCGCCGTCGGGGCCATCAACAGCGCGCTATCGCTGTTCTACTACAGCCGCGTCGTGAAGACACTGTGGCTCGACGACGCCGTGGGCGAGTTCGAGCTCGGCTCGACGCCGACGGCGCTGTACGCCGCGATCGTGTTCGCCGCCGTCGCGACGGTGCTGTTGTTGCCCGGCTTCGGGCCGGTCATCGAGACGGCACAGTCGGTCGCGACGACGATCGTCCCGTAG
- a CDS encoding DHH family phosphoesterase: MRRLVLGCGTVGNDIVASLTDRSGDLHVITDDSGRVSALRDEHVAALEADPRDPDNYPDHADLVVVAGASATANLTAADRAGERFPDAVVVAYAGDDATEADLKALRELADRVIDPIGVVADRVLEVSTGATADRLRGLVRTLRSVDGSLAVVAHDNPDPDAIASALALVRIAQFAGVDAVACYYGDISHQENRALVNLLDIGMRQLDPEVDPREEFGAFALVDHSRPGVNDSLPMEIEPVVVVDHHPPREPIDAGFVDLRDDVGATSTLMVEYLDQFGLTPDTQVATALLYGIRIDTRDFTREVSEADFDAAASLLSHVDSEILDRVESPSLTSEVLDVLARAIEARDRRGSVVASCVGEISDRDALAQASERLLDIEGVHTTLVYGYRDGVVYASGRTRGTDLDLGETLRDALDQMGSAGGHADMAGAQVSLGILADVDDDSTESLTEIVHDTIAGRFFEALEDAPETPHRVTDRLLTLPDED; the protein is encoded by the coding sequence ATGCGTCGGCTGGTACTCGGCTGCGGAACAGTCGGCAACGACATCGTCGCGTCGCTGACCGACAGGTCCGGCGACCTCCACGTGATCACCGACGACAGCGGGCGGGTCTCGGCGCTGCGCGACGAACACGTCGCCGCGCTGGAGGCCGACCCTCGCGACCCCGACAACTATCCGGATCACGCCGACCTCGTCGTCGTCGCGGGCGCGTCGGCGACGGCGAACCTCACGGCCGCCGACCGCGCCGGAGAGCGGTTCCCCGACGCGGTCGTCGTCGCGTACGCCGGCGACGACGCGACGGAGGCGGACCTCAAGGCGCTGCGGGAGCTTGCCGACCGCGTCATCGACCCGATCGGGGTCGTCGCCGACCGCGTGCTCGAGGTGTCGACGGGCGCGACGGCCGACCGGCTCCGCGGGCTGGTTCGCACGCTCCGTTCGGTCGACGGCTCGCTCGCCGTCGTCGCCCACGACAACCCCGACCCCGACGCCATCGCCTCGGCGCTCGCGCTGGTTCGGATCGCGCAGTTCGCCGGCGTCGACGCCGTGGCATGCTACTACGGCGACATCTCTCACCAGGAGAACCGCGCGCTCGTCAACCTCCTCGATATCGGCATGCGCCAGCTCGACCCCGAGGTCGACCCCCGCGAGGAGTTCGGGGCGTTCGCGCTCGTCGACCACTCGCGGCCGGGCGTCAACGACTCGCTCCCGATGGAGATCGAGCCCGTCGTCGTCGTCGACCACCACCCGCCGCGGGAGCCGATCGACGCCGGGTTCGTCGACCTTCGGGACGACGTCGGCGCCACGTCCACGCTCATGGTCGAGTACCTCGACCAGTTCGGGTTGACGCCGGATACGCAGGTGGCGACCGCGCTGCTGTACGGGATCCGGATCGACACGAGGGACTTCACCCGCGAGGTGAGCGAGGCGGACTTCGACGCCGCGGCGTCGCTGCTGTCGCACGTTGACTCGGAGATCCTCGACCGGGTGGAGTCGCCGAGCCTCACCTCCGAGGTGTTGGACGTGCTCGCGCGTGCCATCGAAGCGCGCGACCGTCGCGGGTCGGTCGTCGCGTCCTGTGTCGGGGAGATATCCGACCGCGACGCGCTCGCGCAGGCGTCCGAACGCCTGCTCGACATCGAGGGGGTACACACGACCCTGGTGTACGGCTACCGCGACGGCGTCGTCTACGCCTCGGGACGGACCCGCGGCACGGACCTGGACCTGGGCGAGACGCTGCGCGACGCCCTCGATCAGATGGGATCGGCGGGCGGCCACGCCGACATGGCGGGCGCGCAGGTCTCCCTCGGCATCCTCGCGGACGTGGACGACGACTCGACGGAATCGCTCACCGAGATCGTCCACGACACGATCGCCGGCCGGTTCTTCGAGGCGCTCGAGGACGCGCCGGAGACGCCCCACCGTGTCACCGACCGCCTCCTCACCCTTCCCGACGAGGACTGA
- a CDS encoding CBS pair associated ParBc domain-containing protein produces the protein MSDGQSELSAPAVKEYMTRDVATVSPDDTVGGTVDRILDSDHNGFPVTDGRTVVGFISARDLLSADGDAPLFTVMTDDIIVAHPEMDVNDAARVILRSGIQKLPVVDDAGNLVGIISNTDVIRSQIERATPEKVGKLMRTLEEIHGVSTSEERREIPLSNLLPTQARVYADELEGRRYELERGLAEPLVVIDNPSASGELEDDGTLVLADGHHRVMAAHRLGIEEMDAYVIAIADHVELGMEKTARKEGLQSITDIDVVDYARHPLVETTKRFQDDET, from the coding sequence ATGAGTGACGGCCAGAGCGAGCTGTCGGCCCCGGCGGTCAAAGAGTACATGACCCGGGACGTGGCAACGGTGTCGCCCGACGACACGGTCGGGGGAACCGTCGATCGGATCCTCGACAGCGACCACAACGGCTTCCCCGTCACGGACGGACGGACCGTGGTCGGGTTCATCTCCGCGCGCGACCTGTTGTCGGCCGACGGCGACGCGCCGCTGTTCACCGTGATGACCGACGACATCATCGTCGCTCACCCGGAGATGGACGTCAACGACGCCGCCCGGGTCATCCTCCGCTCCGGCATTCAGAAGCTCCCGGTCGTCGACGACGCGGGCAACCTCGTCGGCATCATCTCTAACACCGACGTGATCCGCTCGCAGATCGAGCGTGCGACTCCCGAGAAGGTGGGAAAGCTGATGCGCACGCTCGAGGAGATCCACGGCGTCTCCACCAGCGAGGAGCGACGGGAGATCCCGCTTTCGAACCTCCTCCCGACGCAAGCGCGGGTGTACGCCGACGAACTCGAGGGGCGGCGCTACGAACTGGAGCGCGGCCTCGCCGAGCCGCTGGTCGTCATCGACAACCCGAGCGCCAGCGGCGAGCTCGAGGACGACGGCACGCTCGTGCTCGCGGACGGGCATCACCGCGTGATGGCGGCCCACCGGCTCGGGATCGAGGAGATGGACGCGTACGTCATCGCGATCGCAGACCACGTCGAACTCGGCATGGAGAAGACGGCCCGCAAGGAGGGGCTCCAGTCGATCACGGACATCGACGTGGTCGACTACGCGCGCCACCCGTTGGTCGAGACGACGAAGCGCTTCCAGGACGACGAGACCTGA
- a CDS encoding DUF7543 family protein, which yields MAWTEVETTERYDEWERTDGYATLRVRGQPDGSYVVRLDRLEQAPDGREYRRERVGDRERAGELLSEWKRTFDLPGE from the coding sequence ATGGCCTGGACGGAGGTCGAGACGACCGAGCGGTACGACGAATGGGAGCGTACGGACGGCTACGCGACGCTTCGGGTGCGTGGACAGCCGGACGGCAGCTACGTCGTTCGGCTGGATCGCCTCGAACAGGCGCCGGACGGCCGCGAGTACCGCCGCGAACGCGTCGGCGACCGCGAGCGCGCGGGCGAGTTGCTGTCGGAGTGGAAGCGGACGTTCGATCTGCCCGGTGAGTGA
- a CDS encoding S8 family serine peptidase has product MSRHGRRTFLKLSGGVLGGIFAGTTVTAAERTDRFIVETKGEETPTDLEVVFDLSEIGYAVVRAGESELERSKSVKSFAPDIELEGADPSVESRAYEGDPENDEFYSFQWDKQALDVPTAHETTRGEGTRVAIIDSGVDASHPDLEVNTDISQDFTRDGLGAGVPGGGDHGTHVAGIAAAQTDGTTGVAGTAPATDLVDFRVFSDFGGTNGAFSIVVAAVLAAANADCDVANLSLGAYPIPREGLGSFYGGFLNKAMTYANKEGTLLVIAAGNDSADLQHDKNLISLPNEGAQALSVAATGPIGFADALVAGEDLESPPKSPAFYTNYGTNAVDLGAPGGDVDTSLTDPVDGVPAYAYDFVFNTVTTVLTDDDGNYAGSVPGYGWKAGTSMAAPNVAGAAALVKSANPDYNANQIESALERAAEVPDDYDKTYYGSGFLSVVDAL; this is encoded by the coding sequence ATGTCCCGACATGGACGACGGACGTTCCTGAAGTTGAGCGGCGGCGTACTGGGCGGCATCTTCGCCGGAACGACGGTCACGGCAGCCGAGCGGACGGACCGGTTCATCGTGGAGACGAAGGGAGAGGAGACACCGACCGACCTAGAAGTCGTCTTCGACCTCTCGGAGATCGGTTACGCGGTCGTTCGCGCAGGCGAGTCGGAGTTGGAGCGGTCGAAGTCGGTCAAGTCGTTCGCACCGGACATCGAATTGGAGGGCGCGGACCCGTCAGTGGAGAGTCGGGCGTACGAGGGCGACCCCGAGAACGACGAGTTCTACTCGTTCCAGTGGGACAAGCAGGCGCTCGACGTTCCGACCGCCCACGAGACGACGAGGGGAGAGGGGACGCGCGTCGCGATCATCGATTCCGGCGTCGATGCGAGTCACCCCGACCTCGAGGTGAACACCGACATCTCGCAGGACTTCACGAGGGACGGTCTCGGCGCCGGCGTCCCCGGCGGCGGCGACCACGGGACACACGTCGCTGGGATCGCGGCCGCACAGACCGACGGGACAACCGGAGTCGCGGGCACTGCACCGGCGACTGATCTCGTTGACTTCCGAGTCTTCTCCGATTTCGGCGGGACGAACGGGGCGTTCTCGATCGTCGTGGCGGCCGTGCTGGCGGCCGCGAACGCCGACTGCGACGTGGCGAACCTCTCGTTGGGCGCGTACCCGATCCCCCGTGAGGGACTCGGGAGCTTCTATGGCGGGTTCCTCAACAAGGCGATGACGTACGCCAACAAGGAGGGGACGCTGCTGGTCATCGCCGCCGGGAACGATTCCGCCGACCTCCAGCACGACAAGAACCTCATCAGCCTCCCGAACGAGGGCGCGCAGGCGTTGTCGGTCGCCGCGACCGGACCGATCGGTTTCGCCGACGCGCTGGTCGCCGGGGAGGATCTCGAATCTCCCCCCAAGAGCCCCGCGTTCTACACGAACTACGGGACCAACGCGGTCGATCTGGGTGCCCCCGGCGGCGACGTTGACACGTCGCTGACCGACCCGGTCGATGGCGTCCCCGCGTACGCCTACGACTTCGTGTTCAACACGGTCACGACCGTACTGACCGACGACGACGGCAACTACGCCGGTTCCGTTCCCGGCTACGGCTGGAAGGCCGGCACGTCCATGGCCGCGCCGAACGTCGCGGGCGCGGCCGCACTCGTCAAGAGCGCCAACCCAGACTACAACGCGAACCAGATCGAGAGCGCGCTGGAGCGCGCCGCCGAGGTCCCCGACGACTACGACAAGACGTACTACGGATCCGGCTTCCTGAGCGTCGTCGACGCGCTGTGA